A genomic window from Oscillospiraceae bacterium includes:
- a CDS encoding MATE family efflux transporter, whose protein sequence is MEEISNQARGTTDMTVGSPRRHILVFALPILAGNVFQQLYSMVDAIVVGKAVGGMALAGVGTTVPIVTLITSLFAGMGLGASVLLSQFYGAGDLGKVRRLVSSVYSLLLPIIAVLTAVSLPLAGALLRLLHVPAGDTFTMARLYMMIVIPGFLGSFGFYLNAGILQSMGNSTVPFLFLCLACGMNIVLDLIFVFLFHWGVVGAAVATVISETFSWVAGIVYINRRYSFLHLTLLKFDVDKKLLAHVARVGLPTGISQSLFSLGNVFMQRLINEYGTLFMAGFTGANHLNTFATMPIQSIDTSVTTFTGQNIGQGRLDRVRRGLRAGLLMAGGYGAVIGVLALPFGGDLMSLFVNEESVIRMGVVFLRTVLPFFVLQAVLYVLNAVLRGSGRAVVPMVSMLVSMLLVRVLSAYSLAAFFGPDAMFYSYGLGWAAGIVISAGSYLYVRRRIPSDPQKRPEM, encoded by the coding sequence ATGGAAGAGATTTCCAATCAGGCCCGCGGCACCACCGACATGACGGTGGGCAGCCCCAGACGGCATATCCTTGTGTTTGCTTTGCCTATCTTGGCCGGGAACGTCTTTCAGCAACTCTACAGCATGGTGGACGCGATTGTCGTGGGCAAGGCCGTGGGCGGGATGGCGCTGGCCGGCGTGGGGACCACGGTGCCCATCGTCACGCTGATCACCTCTCTGTTTGCGGGCATGGGTCTCGGCGCCTCCGTGCTGCTGTCGCAGTTTTACGGCGCGGGGGACTTAGGCAAGGTGCGCCGGCTCGTCTCATCCGTCTATTCGCTGCTACTGCCGATCATCGCGGTGCTGACGGCCGTGAGCCTGCCCCTGGCCGGCGCGCTGCTGCGTCTGCTCCACGTGCCGGCCGGGGACACCTTCACGATGGCCCGTCTGTATATGATGATCGTCATCCCCGGATTTCTCGGCTCCTTCGGGTTCTATCTGAACGCCGGGATTTTGCAGAGCATGGGCAATTCGACGGTTCCTTTTCTCTTTTTGTGCCTCGCCTGCGGGATGAACATTGTGCTCGATCTGATCTTTGTCTTTTTATTCCACTGGGGGGTGGTCGGCGCGGCCGTGGCCACCGTCATCAGCGAGACATTCTCGTGGGTGGCGGGTATCGTCTACATCAACCGGCGGTATTCGTTTTTGCATCTCACGCTGCTGAAATTCGACGTGGACAAAAAGCTGCTCGCCCACGTCGCGCGCGTCGGTCTGCCCACCGGCATCAGCCAGTCGCTGTTCTCTCTGGGCAACGTGTTCATGCAGCGGCTCATCAACGAGTACGGCACGCTGTTCATGGCCGGATTCACCGGCGCCAACCATCTGAATACCTTTGCTACGATGCCGATCCAGAGTATAGACACGTCCGTGACCACCTTTACCGGCCAGAACATTGGGCAGGGCCGTCTCGACCGCGTGCGGCGCGGCCTGCGAGCCGGGCTGTTGATGGCCGGCGGCTACGGGGCGGTGATTGGCGTGCTGGCGCTGCCGTTCGGCGGGGATCTCATGAGCCTGTTTGTCAACGAGGAGAGCGTGATCCGGATGGGCGTCGTCTTCTTGCGGACGGTGCTGCCGTTCTTTGTGCTGCAAGCGGTGCTGTACGTCCTCAACGCCGTGCTGCGCGGCAGCGGGCGGGCCGTGGTGCCGATGGTGTCGATGCTGGTGTCGATGCTGCTGGTGCGCGTGCTCTCCGCCTATTCTCTGGCGGCGTTTTTCGGTCCGGACGCCATGTTCTACTCCTACGGCCTCGGTTGGGCCGCCGGCATCGTGATTTCGGCCGGCAGCTACCTTTATGTCCGCCGCCGCATTCCGAGCGACCCCCAAAAGCGGCCTGAAATGTGA
- a CDS encoding cysteine desulfurase, which translates to MHYLDNAATTRPCPPALQAALACMETDWANPASLHEAGRAARRRLETARAQVAGALAAAPEAVIFTAGGTESVHLALRGAAQARRRRGRHIVTTALEHPAVLKTLEALGGEGFDVTVLPPASGRISAGALVGALRPDTVLVSVGLVAGEFGTVGPVAEASAQIRARAPDVLIHTDAVQGFLKVESRPHVLGVDLLSLSAHKIGGLKGAGALWRRPGVRLAPVVQGGGQEAGLRSGTEAMPALCAFGAAAAARAQTWQTDATRMNALKESLAARLAALPGAVLLPGHDAPHILSVSLPGYPGEVMLRFLSERGVYVSTGSACHRGRRSEGLRALGLPGPVAAGVLRVSLSPENTPTDTEALLAGLRAGMASLAHSV; encoded by the coding sequence ATGCACTACTTGGACAACGCCGCAACCACGAGACCTTGCCCGCCCGCGCTGCAGGCGGCCCTTGCGTGCATGGAGACAGACTGGGCAAACCCCGCCTCCCTGCACGAGGCCGGGCGGGCGGCGCGGCGGCGGCTGGAGACGGCGCGCGCGCAAGTGGCCGGCGCGCTGGCGGCGGCGCCGGAGGCAGTGATTTTCACGGCCGGCGGCACCGAGTCGGTGCACCTCGCCCTGCGCGGCGCGGCGCAGGCGCGCCGCCGCCGGGGTCGGCACATCGTCACGACGGCGCTGGAGCACCCGGCGGTGCTGAAGACGCTGGAGGCACTGGGTGGCGAAGGGTTTGACGTCACCGTTCTGCCGCCGGCGTCGGGACGGATCTCCGCCGGCGCGCTGGTCGGAGCGTTGCGGCCGGACACCGTGCTGGTGTCGGTGGGGCTCGTGGCGGGGGAATTCGGCACCGTCGGCCCAGTGGCCGAGGCGTCCGCACAGATCCGGGCGCGCGCGCCCGACGTTTTGATCCACACGGATGCGGTGCAGGGTTTTTTGAAAGTGGAGAGCCGGCCGCACGTGCTGGGCGTCGATTTGCTCAGCCTGTCCGCCCACAAGATCGGCGGACTCAAGGGCGCGGGCGCGCTGTGGCGGCGGCCGGGGGTACGCCTCGCACCGGTGGTCCAGGGCGGCGGCCAGGAGGCAGGGCTTCGGTCCGGCACGGAGGCAATGCCGGCGCTGTGCGCGTTCGGCGCGGCGGCGGCGGCGCGCGCGCAGACCTGGCAGACGGACGCGACCCGCATGAACGCACTGAAAGAGTCACTGGCCGCGCGGCTCGCGGCTTTGCCGGGGGCCGTGCTGCTGCCCGGACACGACGCGCCTCACATTCTGAGCGTCTCCCTGCCCGGGTACCCCGGCGAGGTCATGCTGCGCTTTTTGTCGGAGCGCGGCGTGTATGTGTCAACGGGGTCTGCCTGCCACCGGGGCCGCCGGAGCGAAGGCCTGCGCGCCCTGGGGCTGCCCGGCCCGGTGGCCGCGGGCGTACTGCGGGTAAGTCTTTCGCCGGAGAACACGCCGACGGACACAGAGGCCCTGCTGGCCGGCCTGCGCGCCGGCATGGCGTCGTTGGCGCACAGCGTGTGA